In Pomacea canaliculata isolate SZHN2017 linkage group LG12, ASM307304v1, whole genome shotgun sequence, a single genomic region encodes these proteins:
- the LOC112576670 gene encoding LOW QUALITY PROTEIN: zinc finger protein 236-like (The sequence of the model RefSeq protein was modified relative to this genomic sequence to represent the inferred CDS: deleted 1 base in 1 codon) encodes MTCRVRDGLHRTRRRKNQSAVLVAQKLASGLLMAASLAYKFLTNYIRHLESIFHEKMSVDAQAVTQIQVENVVDYAQYIAQVANVQLGEGLSNGTTVTFIDPSVLEAAHVLDPTTMEIQGSIQIPASVNIEHVILEQPMISQLEGLSTVTASSNPIVEPPDIKPPLGKGPFNCDLCEKVFNRWNQLQRHLKTHDEDKPFRCVQCSASFNVEDNLRLHLATHVGEDREPICPECGKKFSRVASLKAHVMLHEKEENLMCPECGDEFNVQSQLDRHMNEHRQEHEGARTYICRQCGLDFPKLSLLREHMKQHYKIKASLSHRTYKRNIDRTGFHHRCKHCGKTFQKPSQLLRHERIHTGERPFKCSTCEKTFNQKGALQVHMTKHTGERSHMCDFCPATFAQKGNLRAHIHRVHTLASSGEVPAFHCEECSCVFKKLGSLNAHISRAHSDPHELPTQVEVRRAGDEKSLGDNVIQQLLELSEQVPGTGVEGLSSQDPDVREAVQAAQLHDQANGMAGASDILQQALENSGLTGTDNCQGTHSGAVSTTACTSIAIPRTTMTMTVHDTATGTTKRHIIRRVNGVRWHQCTYCSKEFKKPSDLVRHIRIHSHEKPYKCTQCFRAFAVKSTLTAHIKTHTGVKDYRCDVCNKLFSTMGSLKVHVRLHTGAKPFDCQHCDKKFRTSAHRKSHILSHFRDPSQTSARPRRAFKREARSDVLHDIPLQEPILITEAGLIQQPPRNNIFHQYLGESSSVERPYKCTYCQRGFKKSSHLKQHIRSHTGEKPFRCNQCMHSFVSSGVLKAHMRTHTGIKGFKCLICDTSFTTNGSLKRHMSTHSENRPFMCPYCQKTFKTSVNCKKHMKTHRHEVNMSLQDGSQVGGPDGGEGVVDAEESVTTGTEADLTQPQTTADLAALQQTEIGHATTITQHDLQSSALTDAFNTTALDQTFQQTLNQQVFGQQQSFTQTFTLSGQQTFGQLNTTQSLDEQMATPLSSAQALSSALSAPLSSSTSLTVPLSSTLGPPHQQQITQQLATLSQNQFTFQPQQLEVGPLGGDFGQQSSMSTSVMHSMLQSGDQEQQLVESETEESGVGLGLQSMDESDRSFQCDFCHKLFKKSSHLKQHLRSHTGEKPFKCMQCDRTFVSSGVLKTHLKTHTGVREHRCNICQATFITNGSLTRHMMIHQSVRQVKCHFCSETFRTGMHYKRHLRHAHPKQEQAVVGDEENLAPQTRRSLIQVSNMETTEQILSKNNAELSVSERILLESSSEKDRISEVKVLYAEQKNAFIGDLVHLSFQEKQDIVPGQHAHQCSHCHKSFRKPSDLQRHIRIHTGEKPFQCQTCHRSFTVKSTLDSHMRTHKPTEKNFQCHICDSMFSTKGSLKVHMRLHTGAKPFKCPNCNLRFRTSGHRKSHILSHFKSESPRKRNTTGKRQTANILHDQQQHQQQQQQQQQQPLIVFNTSDLAAAAGQQVGLTGQVLSIDQSLLSSQNLLPVSLTVSDGMGGQVTADGSQMLQSLVEGIQLQLSGSLPQGMQLTGLETGAGSNLISQTVQIDASLLQQLQQQGNINITINPHLLTSQVSTDPNLVQSLHLAPVSIQEAVNPNIIVQSQSAISLAGQTMLETMQTNSGTIVMTTQQAHDPTTAATSYVTTSLQENEQNVVLVEEEDPVLPEDDGEDDGDEDNSLETSEVMDHTMGHAVSMVEGVGGDVGGEELIGQNSIQLGLGQEERNFICGVCFKGFKRSSHLQDHMHIHQPSGASPRRPKATPHKCTVCNKRFQKPSQVERHMRIHTGERPFVCDICKKAFNQKNALNIHLKKHSGEKPHTCTYCNAAFTQRGNLKTHIKRAHHTDMVSSMNLPKSYMTTIQTGDSVGPNSGASVSETDTVVASVADNSTIVTTNVSSAVVGILILLMWLIYCDIWEQNGLCISRTLGKELCPQCQRLSVLDNLILNYTF; translated from the exons ATGACGTGTCGCGTGCGCGACGGACTACATCGCACGAGGCGAAGGAAGAACCAATCAGCTGTGTTAGTCGCCCAAAAGCTTGCATCCGGGCTACTGATGGCCGCCAGCCTCGCTTACAAATTTCTAACCAACTATATCCGCCATCTTGAATCCATCTTCCATGAGAAAATGTCGGTTGATGCCCAAGCCGTTACACAAATTCAAGTCGAGAATGTAGTTG ACTATGCACAGTACATTGCACAGGTGGCCAATGTGCAGTTGGGAGAAGGGCTGTCCAATGGCACCACAGTTACTTTTATCGATCCCTCTGTGCTGGAGGCTGCACATGTCCTGGATCCCACGACAATGGAGATCCAAGGTTCAATCCAGATTCCTGCTTCAGTTAACATTGAACATGTTATATTGGAGCAGCCTATGATTAGCCAGCTGGAAGGTCTTTCCACTGTTACAGCTTCCAGTAATCCAATTGTGGAGCCACCTGACATTAAGCCACCACTGGGAAAG GGTCCATTTAATTGTGACCTTTGTGAAAAAGTATTCAACAGATGGAATCAGTTACAACGACATCTGAAGACTCATGATGAAGATAAGCCATTTAG GTGTGTGCAGTGCTCAGCATCTTTTAATGTTGAAGATAACCTTCGATTACATCTAGCCACTCATGTTGGAGAAGATCGTGAGCCTATCTGCCCAGAATGTGGGAAAAAATTCTCCCGTGTGGCCAGCCTCAAGGCACATGTTATGCTgcatgaaaaggaagaaaatcttATGTGTCCAGAATGTGGAGATGAGTTCAATGTGCAGAGTCAACTTGATCGACACATGAATGAACATCGCCAGGAACACGAAGGGGCCCGAACATACATATGCCGTCAGTGTGGGCTTGATTTTCCAAAGTTGTCACTGTTGCGAGAGCATATGAAACAACACTACAAAATCAA AGCATCACTCTCCCACAGAACATACAAACGCAATATTGATCGAACAGGTTTTCATCATCGATGCAAGCACTGTGGGAAGACATTTCAGAAGCCAAGTCAGCTTCTTCGGCATGAGCGTATTCACACAG GTGAACGTCCATTCAAATGTAGCACTTGTGAAAAAACTTTCAACCAGAAAGGAGCACTCCAGGTTCACATGACAAAACATACAGGAGAGCGATCTCATATGTGTGATTTTTGCCCTGCGACTTTTGCCCAGAAAGGAAATCTGCGAGCCCACATTCAT CGTGTACATACACTAGCAAGCAGTGGGGAAGTGCCTGCCTTTCATTGTGAGGAGTGTAGCTGTGTCTTCAAAAAGTTGGGTTCTTTGAACGCGCATATTAGCCGTGCTCACTCCGACCCTCAT GAACTGCCTACACAAGTTGAGGTTCGTCGGGCAGGTGATGAGAAAAGTCTTGGAGACAATGTTATTCAACAGCTGTTGGAATTGTCAGAGCAAGTGCCTGGGACAGGTGTTGAGGGTCTGAGTTCTCAGGACCCTGATGTCCGAGAGGCTGTTCAGGCAGCCCAGCTTCATGACCAG GCAAATGGCATGGCAGGAGCCTCTGATATCCTGCAGCAGGCTTTGGAAAACAGTGGACTGACTGGTACCGACAACTGCCAAGGAACACATTCCGGTGCTGTCAGCACCACAGCCTGTACCAGCATTGCCATTCCTCGGACCACCATGACCATGACCGTTCATGATACAGCCACAGGCACAACCAAACGGCACATCATTAGAAGG GTAAATGGTGTTCGGTGGCATCAGTGTACCTACTGTAGTAAGGAATTTAAGAAACCCAGTGATTTAGTGCGTCATATCCGTATTCACAGCCATGAGAAGCCTTACAAATGCACCCAGTGTTTTCGTGCCTTTGCTGTCAAGTCCACTTTGACAgcccacataaaaacacacactgGTGTCAAAGACTATCGCTGTGATGTGTGCAATAAGCTCTTCTCTACAATGGGCAGTCTCAAGGTTCATGTTAGACTTCACACTG GGGCAAAACCCTTTGACTGTCAGCACTGCGACAAAAAGTTCCGTACTTCTGCTCATCGCAAGTCCCACATCCTTTCACATTTTAGAGATCCATCTCAGACATCAGCTCGCCCCCGTCGAGCATTCAAACGAGAGGCACGCAGTGATGTGCTTCATGACATCCCACTGCAGGAACCTATTTTGATCACAGAAGCAG GCTTAATCCAACAGCCTCCACGCAACAACATCTTCCATCAATACTTGGGGGAAAGCAGCAGTGTTGAACGACCATATAAGTGCACCTATTGTCAGCGAGGTTTTAAAAAGTCCAGCCATCTCAAACAACATATCCGATCACACACAG GTGAGAAGCCATTCCGATGCAACCAGTGCATGCATTCATTTGTGTCTAGTGGTGTGCTGAAGGCTCATATGAGGACACACACGGGTATCAAAGGCTTCAAGTGCCTTATTTGTGACACATCCTTCACAACGAATGGATCACTTAAGCGCCACATGTCAACGCACAGTGAAAACCGACCATTCATGTGTCCTTATTGTCAAAAGACCTTCAAGACCTCAGTCAACTGCAAGAAACATATGAAAACTCACAG ACATGAAGTTAACATGTCACTGCAAGATGGGAGTCAGGTTGGTGGACCAGATGGAGGTGAAGGAGTGGTTGATGCAGAGGAGTCGGTAACTACAGGAACCGAGGCAGACTTGACTCAGCCTCAGACCACAGCTGACTTGGCAGCATTGCAGCAGACAGAAATTGGCCATGCCACCACCATTACACAGCATGACCTGCAATCATCTGCACTTACTGATGCTTTCAACACCACAGCTCTTGACCAGACCTTTCAACAGACCTTAAATCAACAG GTATTTGGGCAGCAGCAGAGTTTTACGCAGACTTTTACTCTAAGTGGCCAGCAAACGTTTGGCCAGCTGAATACAACTCAGTCTCTTGATGAACAGATGGCAACACCATTATCTAGTGCTCAAGCTCTCAGTTCAGCTTTGAGTGCACCCCTTTCCTCCAGCACTTCTTTGACTGTTCCACTCTCCTCCACCCTGGGCCCACCTCACCAGCAACAAATTACACAACAGCTAGCTACCTTGAGCCAGAATCAGTTTACTTTTCAG cCACAGCAACTAGAAGTGGGTCCACTAGGGGGAGACTTTGGACAACAGAGCTCCATGTCAACGTCAGTCATGCATTCAATGCTTCAGTCAGG TGATCAGGAACAGCAGTTAGTGGAGTCAGAAACAGAAGAATCTGGAGTAGGTTTGGGACTGCAGTCGATGGATGAAAGTGATCGCTCATTCCAATGTGATTTCTGCCATAAGCTTTTCAAGAAGTCAAGTCATCTCAAGCAGCACTTAAGGTCACATACAG GTGAAAAACCATTTAAGTGCATGCAGTGTGATAGGACGTTTGTGTCATCAGGTGTGCTTAAGACACACTTGAagacacacacaggtgtgaGAGAACACAGATGCAACATTTGCCAGGCAACCTTCATTACCAATGGATCATTGACTCGTCACATGATGATCCACCAGTCTGTCAGACAAGTCAAGTGCCACTTCTGTTCTGAAACCTTCCGGACTGGTATGCACTACAAGCGTCATTTACGGCATGCCCACCCAAAACAAGAACAAGCTG ttgtTGGGGATGAGGAAAACCTGGCACCTCAGACCCGTCGGTCTCTCATTCAAGTCAGCAACATGGAGACAACAGAGCAAATTCTGTCCAAGAACAATGCCGAACTTTCAGTATCGGAGAGGATTCTCTTGGAGTCATCATCAGAAAAAGATCGCATCAGTGAGGTGAAGGTATTATATGCTGAACAGAAGAACGCATTTATTGGTGATCTAGTGCATCTCTCATTTCAG GAAAAGCAAGACATTGTGCCAGGTCAGCATGCTCACCAGTGTAGCCATTGCCATAAGAGCTTCAGGAAACCTAGCGATCTTCAGCGTCACATCCGTATTCACACAGGCGAGAAACCATTCCAGTGCCAGACTTGTCATCGGTCCTTCACAGTCAAATCAACTCTTGATAGTCACATGCGTACTCACAAACCAA CTGAGAAAAACTTTCAGTGTCACATCTGCGACTCCATGTTCTCCACAAAAGGTAGCTTGAAGGTCCACATGCGCCTGCATACCGGGGCCAAGCCATTC AAGTGTCCCAACTGCAACCTTCGCTTCCGGACCTCTGGCCATCGCAAGTCCCATATCCTGTCTCACTTTAAGAGTGAATCACCTCGCAAACGCAACACCACTGGCAAACGCCAAACTGCTAACATTTTGCATGACcagcaacaacatcagcagcagcaacaacagcagcaacagcagcctcTTATTGTCTTCAACACAAGTGACCTTGCCGCAGCTGCTGGGCAGCAGGTGGGACTCACAGGCCAGGTGCTGAGCATTGACCAGTCCCTTTTATCCTCACAGAATCTCCTGCCAGTGTCACTCACTGTGTCAGATGGGATGGGGGGACAGGTTACGGCAGATGGTTCTCAG ATGCTGCAGAGTCTGGTTGAAGGAATACAACTGCAGCTGTCTGGCAGTCTGCCACAGGGTATGCAGCTGACTGGCTTGGAGACAGGAGCTGGCAGCAACCTGATCTCACAAACTGTTCAGATTGATGCCTCGCTGCTGcagcaactacaacagcaaGGCAACATCAATATCACCATCAATCCCCATCTTTTGACATCACAGGTATCCACTGATCCAAACCTAGTTCAG AGTCTACATCTGGCACCAGTCTCTATACAAGAAGCTGTCAACCCAAACATAATTGTACAATCCCAGTCAGCAATATCACTGGCTGGCCAGACCATGCTAGAAACCATGCAGACTAACTCTGGCACCATTGTCATGACAACCCAACAGGCGCATGACCCAACCACAGCAGCTACCTCCTACGTGACAACATCACTGCAGGAGAATGAACAG AATGTGGTGTTGGTAGAGGAGGAAGATCCTGTGTTGCCTGAAGATGATGGCGAAGATGATGGGGATGAAGACAACAGCCTGGAGACCAGCGAGGTCATGGACCACACCATGGGCCATGCAGTCAGCATGGTGGAGGGGGTAGGAGGTGATGTGGGAGGGGAAGAGTTGATTGGTCAGAACTCTATCCAGCTTGGACTTGGGCAAGAAGAGAGAAATTTCATCTGTGGG GTGTGCTTTAAAGGGTTTAAGCGTTCCAGTCATCTTCAAGATCACATGCATATTCACCAGCCATCAGGTGCAAGTCCTCGACGGCCCAAGGCCACACCACACAAATGCACAGTGTGTAACAAGCGATTTCAAAAACCTTCACAGGTAGAGCGCCACATGCGCATCCACACAG GGGAGCGTCCATTTGTGTGTGACATCTGTAAGAAGGCCTTCAACCAGAAGAATGCACTCAATATTCATCTCAAGAAACACAGTGGGGAAAAGCCTCACACCTGTACCTACTGCAATGCAGCTTTCACTCAACGAGGGAACCTGAAGACTCATATCAAGAGAGCACATCACACAGATATGGTCAGCTCCATGAATCTTCCCAAGAGCTATATGACCACCATTCAGACAGGTGATAGTGTGGGACCTAACTCAGGGGCTAGTGTCTCAGAAACTGATACTGTTGTTGCTTCTGTTGCAGACAACAGCACAATAGTGACTACAAATGTGTCATCTGCAGTAGTTGGGATTTTGATCTTACTGATGTGGCTGATTTATTGTGATATTTGGGAACAAAATGGGTTGTGTATATCCAGGACCTTGGGAAAGGAACTATGTCCTCAGTGTCAACGGCTGTCTGTTTTGGATAATTTAATTCTGAATTATACATTTTGA